A single Verrucomicrobiaceae bacterium DNA region contains:
- a CDS encoding protein kinase — protein sequence MYCEKADDCDSFPNRTERFKLTSARILLHVVSRRTLSPTPVFGWDLRFEVLEKIGTGAMGQVWRAREIATGRIVALKMIDPARTGDEQTLARLEIEGETLTKLREAGAHEHVVPILDFKITEEHACLVMEFIPGLNLKKWCSTHQLNLTDRDVSWPRSPELPGGSTDSASSTGT from the coding sequence TTGTACTGCGAAAAGGCAGATGATTGTGACAGTTTTCCTAACAGAACGGAGCGTTTTAAGCTTACATCTGCCCGTATTCTCCTGCATGTCGTCAGCCGCCGCACACTCAGCCCTACTCCAGTCTTTGGCTGGGATCTGCGCTTTGAGGTATTGGAAAAGATCGGCACCGGGGCCATGGGCCAGGTCTGGCGTGCTAGGGAGATCGCCACGGGACGCATCGTCGCCCTGAAAATGATCGATCCCGCCCGCACGGGCGATGAGCAAACACTCGCCCGCCTAGAGATCGAAGGCGAGACGCTGACCAAACTGCGCGAAGCTGGTGCTCATGAGCATGTCGTGCCGATCCTCGACTTCAAAATCACCGAGGAGCACGCCTGCCTCGTCATGGAGTTCATCCCAGGCCTGAATCTGAAAAAATGGTGCTCCACGCATCAGCTCAACCTCACGGATCGAGATGTCTCATGGCCCAGATCGCCCGAGCTGCCGGGTGGTTCCACGGACTCGGCATCGTCCACCGGGACTTAA
- a CDS encoding serine/threonine protein kinase — protein sequence MAQIARAAGWFHGLGIVHRDLKPANILVHATSQQPVIVDFSIAKVEDTLTLTLTNEALGTAPYMAPEQFDKRRGPITPSTDVYALGATLYELLTQVHPHPGEFTVIIQRHNDEVRPAPPSALNPAVPRDLECILLKALSHQPLDRYTDGTALADDLDRFLAGEPVKARPLSLATRIVRHARRKPALTAALAACLVLGGIALWNGQRQAAQRQRFDLETQLTTAMQYEHWSKSSLSDAEATLAALAQHDATLATTLRQHHQQDVVHDIEARLQQPHLLEADFIWLRNTAEWLVHASQSRQSISKASSPPAAAAGRRLPSYDLLLATCTAFFPAPTSARSMAYSTPPILRLKATLPLS from the coding sequence ATGGCCCAGATCGCCCGAGCTGCCGGGTGGTTCCACGGACTCGGCATCGTCCACCGGGACTTAAAGCCCGCGAACATCCTCGTCCATGCCACGAGCCAGCAGCCCGTCATAGTCGATTTCTCCATCGCCAAGGTGGAGGATACCCTCACGCTGACTTTGACGAATGAAGCGCTCGGCACTGCGCCCTACATGGCCCCAGAGCAGTTTGACAAAAGACGCGGCCCCATCACCCCGTCCACGGATGTCTATGCACTCGGAGCCACGCTGTATGAATTACTCACGCAGGTGCATCCACATCCCGGAGAGTTCACCGTCATCATCCAGCGCCATAATGACGAAGTCCGCCCCGCTCCGCCCTCCGCGCTGAATCCCGCCGTACCGCGTGATCTGGAATGCATCCTCCTCAAAGCCCTCTCCCATCAACCGCTAGACCGCTATACCGATGGCACCGCGCTCGCGGATGATCTCGACAGGTTCTTGGCCGGAGAGCCGGTCAAAGCCCGCCCACTGTCACTGGCGACGCGCATCGTCCGGCACGCCCGCAGGAAGCCAGCCCTCACCGCCGCGCTGGCCGCATGCCTCGTTCTCGGAGGCATCGCGTTATGGAATGGGCAGCGCCAGGCCGCCCAGAGGCAGCGCTTCGACCTGGAGACTCAGCTCACCACCGCGATGCAGTATGAGCATTGGAGCAAAAGCAGCCTAAGCGATGCAGAGGCCACCCTCGCCGCTCTGGCCCAGCATGACGCCACGCTGGCCACCACGCTCCGCCAGCACCACCAGCAGGACGTCGTGCATGACATCGAGGCTCGCCTCCAGCAGCCCCACCTGCTCGAAGCGGACTTCATCTGGCTGCGCAACACCGCCGAGTGGCTGGTCCACGCCTCCCAGAGCAGGCAGAGCATCTCCAAAGCCTCATCACCGCCCGCCGCGGCCGCTGGCAGACGATTGCCGAGCTACGACCTCCTTTTAGCGACATGCACGGCCTTCTTCCCCGCTCCCACATCAGCGAGGTCGATGGCCTACTCCACGCCTCCCATACTGAGGCTAAAAGCAACCCTCCCTCTATCATAA
- a CDS encoding OmpA family protein, whose amino-acid sequence MALCRHELPGLVAEAKARLLAAGVRDPVVTLHCLDIDLAGEAADPPAHERALEAIRQIGVLRLKPQADRIHVFASVRHELGEKTLRVSGWLPEQKDVAALSALLADLRPDLQIDTSELRHAPEVRWPEDYQPPLDATDAFLAPILDSLHVPAELKIEATEDMIVLSGMLPAGGIGRGPRRGYLWSGRGPCRRSRWAQSQPACASGLFCEKEPLAAFAASFSPLQRRVSLRCMISIARASRAWPHGGLRVSGWLFLRPVTGGAVVDSRLTLLPSEYHFPGYKTQTQLPAATLAQLRGLLRESTVVFESGTRIPAAEQSRLSALAPALLNAGPALALVIAGHPDPAAADAEKEARLAKSRAEAVLSFLEEEGVPSSDITAIACDPVPPDSAAAPPRSVEILIK is encoded by the coding sequence ATGGCTCTTTGCAGGCATGAGCTCCCAGGGCTGGTGGCAGAGGCAAAGGCGCGGCTGCTCGCTGCGGGTGTGCGTGATCCAGTCGTGACGCTGCATTGCCTGGACATCGACCTCGCGGGTGAGGCGGCTGATCCTCCCGCTCATGAGCGGGCGCTGGAGGCGATCCGCCAGATCGGCGTGCTGCGGCTAAAGCCCCAGGCGGACCGCATCCACGTTTTTGCCAGTGTGCGGCACGAGCTGGGTGAGAAGACTTTGCGCGTGAGTGGATGGCTACCGGAGCAGAAGGATGTGGCTGCGCTGTCTGCGCTGCTGGCAGATTTGCGCCCTGATTTGCAGATCGACACCTCGGAGCTACGCCATGCGCCGGAGGTGCGCTGGCCAGAGGATTATCAGCCACCACTCGATGCCACGGATGCCTTTCTCGCGCCGATTCTCGATTCCCTGCATGTGCCAGCGGAGCTGAAAATCGAAGCCACAGAGGACATGATCGTGCTCAGTGGCATGTTGCCAGCGGGCGGAATCGGGCGAGGCCCTCGTCGCGGCTATCTCTGGAGCGGGCGCGGCCCATGTCGTCGATCCAGGTGGGCCCAAAGCCAGCCCGCATGTGCGTCCGGCCTCTTTTGCGAAAAAGAGCCGCTAGCGGCCTTCGCGGCGAGCTTTTCGCCGCTCCAGCGCCGCGTCTCTTTGAGATGCATGATCAGCATAGCCCGCGCATCACGGGCGTGGCCACACGGCGGCTTGAGAGTGAGTGGCTGGCTCTTTTTGCGGCCCGTGACGGGTGGTGCGGTGGTGGACTCGCGCCTCACGCTGCTACCTTCCGAGTATCATTTCCCCGGTTACAAGACGCAGACCCAGCTCCCCGCTGCGACCCTGGCACAACTGCGCGGCCTACTGCGTGAGAGCACCGTGGTTTTTGAATCTGGCACTCGCATCCCAGCTGCGGAGCAATCTCGCCTCTCGGCGCTGGCTCCCGCTTTGCTCAATGCTGGCCCCGCACTCGCTCTCGTCATCGCTGGGCATCCTGATCCTGCTGCTGCGGATGCAGAAAAAGAGGCGCGATTAGCCAAGTCCCGTGCAGAGGCCGTGCTCTCCTTTCTGGAGGAGGAGGGCGTGCCCTCCAGCGACATCACGGCCATCGCCTGCGACCCTGTACCACCAGACTCTGCTGCTGCACCGCCGCGCAGCGTCGAGATCCTCATCAAATAA
- a CDS encoding protein kinase has translation MIPDAASSSSVPNRSAPPTVEDITRMMPLGRYSVQARVGMGGMGTVFRGTQLSLGRPVAIKVLRVTDGYDYAFEDRFRREARAMAQLTHPHIVAIYDYGHLGSEFLYFVMEFIDGTDLAEIMRLGRMTPQLALQLLPQIALALEYAHSKGIVHRDIKPANIMLTRQGEAKVTDFGLAKSTLVAQSMVTETHMVMGTPEYAAPEQYEAHREVDHRADIYAFGVMAYQMLTGMLPRGSWMPPSQINALLDPRLDAIVVRAMMPDRALRYQSITDLRRDLEITLSQPAAAPVQITSAPSMSASPTTRPRTGAVTQMSGSAGARILLLEDDLLVRDLLRRTLESARFEVHETGDGKDTLRLYQDAVARGRPYDLVILDLTIPGGMCGQETMKPCARSTHSSSPSSLAATAMIR, from the coding sequence ATGATACCAGACGCCGCCTCATCGAGCTCGGTCCCGAATCGCTCCGCGCCTCCCACAGTAGAGGACATCACCCGCATGATGCCGCTGGGTCGCTACTCCGTGCAGGCACGCGTGGGTATGGGTGGGATGGGCACCGTGTTCCGTGGCACGCAGTTGAGCCTGGGGCGGCCAGTGGCCATCAAGGTGCTGCGAGTGACTGATGGCTATGATTATGCCTTTGAGGACCGCTTTCGCCGTGAGGCGCGGGCGATGGCGCAGCTCACGCATCCACACATCGTCGCCATTTATGACTATGGGCACCTGGGGAGCGAGTTTTTGTACTTCGTGATGGAGTTCATCGACGGGACGGACTTGGCCGAGATCATGCGGCTTGGTCGGATGACGCCACAACTGGCGCTACAGCTCCTACCGCAGATCGCGCTGGCGCTGGAATACGCGCACTCCAAGGGCATCGTCCACCGCGACATCAAGCCGGCCAATATCATGCTCACACGGCAGGGGGAGGCGAAGGTGACGGACTTCGGACTCGCGAAAAGCACGCTGGTAGCGCAGTCGATGGTGACAGAGACGCACATGGTGATGGGCACTCCGGAGTATGCTGCGCCGGAGCAATACGAGGCGCATCGTGAGGTGGATCATCGAGCGGACATCTATGCTTTTGGCGTCATGGCGTATCAGATGCTCACAGGCATGCTGCCGCGTGGCTCCTGGATGCCGCCTTCGCAGATCAATGCCCTTTTGGACCCGCGTCTGGATGCCATCGTGGTGCGGGCGATGATGCCGGACCGTGCGCTGCGCTACCAGAGCATCACGGATCTGCGCCGTGATCTGGAAATCACGCTGTCGCAGCCTGCTGCGGCCCCTGTGCAGATAACCTCTGCGCCGTCCATGTCTGCCAGCCCCACGACGCGTCCTCGCACGGGTGCGGTCACGCAGATGAGTGGCTCCGCTGGTGCACGGATTCTGCTTTTGGAGGATGATCTGCTCGTCCGTGATCTGCTGCGCCGCACGCTGGAGTCTGCACGATTTGAGGTGCATGAGACGGGCGATGGGAAGGACACGCTGCGTCTTTACCAAGACGCGGTGGCCAGAGGTAGGCCCTATGACTTGGTGATCCTCGATTTGACGATCCCTGGTGGCATGTGTGGCCAGGAGACGATGAAGCCCTGCGCCAGATCGACCCACAGCTCCTCGCCATCGTCTCTAGCGGCTACCGCGATGATCCGGTGA
- a CDS encoding DUF1501 domain-containing protein — MRVSRRNILQAGGMGMLGFGLSQLRALGSPQIGLGKAKSVILIFNGGAPSHIDLWDPKPDAPSEIRGEFKTIKTSVPGTHITELLPQMAKRMHKLALIRSVHHGHSSHNGGMHWATVGRPYRVDSTLITPSPTDLPGVGTLCGWLAQRDGFSKGVPPYVITPFPHCDSKVYLTPGQFGGCLGNRFDPFVLDDDPNAKTFRVRNMALDSSLTPTRFQERLALLNHMSAAARPITSPQTAQIDIFNEQATSMLQTGKAAEAFDLSKEPEKVRERYGRHSWGQSHLLARRLIESGTRFVTTVNGPSITWDTHKDNFNGLKNRLVPPMEQAYAALLDDLEERGLLESTLVVWMGEFGRTPKINNDAGRDHWPGCYSVLLAGGGVRGGQVIGSSDATGAYPNERPISPSDIHASIYAALGYDYREIEYRSADGRPVPLTDGVMIPELF; from the coding sequence ATGCGCGTTTCGCGGCGAAACATCCTGCAAGCAGGCGGCATGGGCATGCTGGGCTTTGGGCTCAGTCAGCTTCGTGCGCTCGGTTCTCCGCAAATCGGCCTCGGAAAGGCCAAATCGGTCATTTTGATCTTCAATGGTGGTGCACCGAGCCACATCGACCTTTGGGACCCGAAACCCGATGCGCCTTCGGAGATTCGCGGCGAGTTCAAAACGATCAAAACCAGCGTCCCCGGCACGCACATCACCGAATTGCTGCCGCAGATGGCGAAGCGCATGCACAAGCTCGCGCTCATCCGCAGCGTGCATCACGGTCACAGTAGTCATAATGGCGGCATGCACTGGGCCACCGTCGGCAGGCCGTATCGCGTGGATAGCACGCTCATCACACCGAGCCCCACCGACCTTCCCGGCGTCGGCACGCTGTGCGGCTGGTTGGCGCAGCGGGATGGCTTTTCCAAAGGCGTGCCGCCCTATGTCATCACGCCCTTCCCGCACTGCGACAGCAAGGTGTATCTCACGCCCGGCCAGTTCGGCGGCTGTTTGGGCAATCGCTTTGATCCCTTCGTGCTCGATGACGATCCGAACGCGAAAACCTTCCGCGTGCGAAACATGGCGCTCGACTCCAGCCTCACGCCCACGCGTTTTCAGGAGCGCCTCGCGCTGCTGAATCACATGAGCGCCGCCGCGCGGCCCATCACCTCGCCGCAGACGGCTCAAATCGACATCTTCAACGAGCAGGCGACCAGCATGCTGCAAACCGGCAAAGCCGCCGAGGCCTTTGACCTCTCGAAAGAGCCCGAAAAAGTCCGCGAACGCTACGGTCGCCATAGCTGGGGCCAGTCGCACCTGCTCGCACGTCGCTTGATCGAATCCGGCACACGCTTTGTCACCACCGTGAACGGCCCGTCGATCACTTGGGACACGCACAAAGACAACTTCAACGGCCTCAAGAACCGTCTCGTGCCGCCGATGGAGCAGGCTTACGCCGCGCTGCTCGATGACCTCGAAGAACGCGGCCTGCTCGAAAGCACGCTCGTCGTCTGGATGGGCGAGTTTGGCCGCACACCAAAGATCAACAACGATGCCGGCCGCGATCACTGGCCCGGCTGCTACAGCGTCCTCCTCGCCGGCGGCGGCGTGCGCGGCGGCCAGGTCATCGGCAGCAGCGATGCCACTGGTGCCTATCCCAATGAACGCCCCATCTCCCCCTCCGACATCCACGCCAGCATCTACGCAGCCCTCGGCTACGACTACCGCGAGATCGAATACCGCTCCGCCGATGGCCGCCCCGTGCCGCTCACGGACGGCGTGATGATTCCTGAGTTGTTTTGA
- a CDS encoding aquaporin family protein, whose amino-acid sequence MTAPLAELIGTALLILLGDGVVANVVLKQTKGHAAGWIVITAGWAFAVTVAVYATNAISGAHLNPAVTIGLASIGKFDWALVPAYVGAQIAGAFVGAVLVWLAYLPHWRVTDAPGDKLAVFSTGPAIRHSISNLICEIIGTAVLVLGVLSVASPANLLPGTGFDKGFAPALVGVIVWAIGLSLGGPTGYAINPARDFGPRLAHAILPIHGKGGSDWGYAWIPVLGPIIGGVIGAQIYGLWPAAS is encoded by the coding sequence ATGACCGCCCCACTCGCCGAGCTGATCGGCACCGCGCTGCTCATCCTTTTGGGTGATGGCGTGGTCGCCAATGTCGTCCTGAAACAGACCAAAGGCCACGCTGCGGGCTGGATCGTCATCACGGCGGGTTGGGCCTTCGCGGTGACGGTCGCGGTATATGCCACGAATGCCATCAGCGGGGCGCACTTGAATCCTGCCGTAACGATCGGGCTCGCCAGCATCGGCAAATTCGATTGGGCACTCGTTCCCGCCTATGTCGGCGCTCAAATCGCCGGGGCCTTTGTCGGCGCGGTGCTCGTGTGGCTGGCTTATCTGCCGCATTGGCGGGTCACCGATGCTCCGGGCGACAAGCTGGCCGTTTTCAGCACTGGCCCGGCGATTCGTCACAGCATCTCGAATCTCATCTGCGAGATCATCGGCACTGCGGTGCTCGTGCTGGGTGTGCTGAGCGTCGCATCGCCTGCGAATCTGCTTCCAGGCACCGGTTTCGACAAAGGCTTCGCGCCCGCGCTCGTCGGTGTGATCGTGTGGGCCATCGGCCTGAGCCTCGGCGGCCCCACCGGCTACGCTATCAATCCCGCTCGCGACTTCGGCCCGCGCCTCGCGCACGCGATTTTGCCCATTCACGGCAAAGGCGGCAGCGATTGGGGCTACGCGTGGATTCCGGTGCTCGGTCCCATCATCGGCGGTGTGATCGGAGCACAGATTTATGGCCTCTGGCCTGCTGCGAGCTGA
- the acs gene encoding acetate--CoA ligase, protein MSKKAASKPAKAAKSSNKSLLVENRVFKPDAAFVKKARISSMAQYKKMHAESLKNPAKFFGNEAKELTWTKPFTKVLDWKCPNAKWFTGGKLNVSENCLDRHLNGPRKTKAALIWEGEPGEKRVYTYQQLHREVCRFANVLKRHKVKKGDRVIIYMPMIPEAAIAMLACTRIGAVHSVIFGGFSAESIKDRVLDSGAAIIITADGGYRRGAVVPLKKNVDDALKGKDTPVKTVVVYRRTGQDVHIEEGRDVWWHRELEYVDAKCPPVALDSEADLFILYTSGSTGKPKGILHSTAGYLLHAQMTCKYVFDLRDDDVYWCTADIGWVTGHSYIVYGPLALGATCLMYEGAPNWPENDRFWKIIEEYAVTVFYTAPTAIRAFMKWGDEWLKKHDLSSLRLLGTVGEPINPEAWMWYHNKVGGGKCPIVDTWWQTETGGHMITPIPGAIPTKPGTATLPFFGVDVGIVDDLGNEVGANEQGKLVIKKPWPSMLRGIWGDKKRYQETYWSDFKGWYFAGDGARRDKDGYIWIIGRIDDVLNVAGHRLGTAEVESALVSHPSVAEAAVVGRPDELKGQGVVCFVTVKEGIKTSRDLGEELKKHVRKVIGPVATPDEVRFAAALPKTRSGKIMRRLLKQIAAGEIIKGDTTTLEDINVIAALSASSED, encoded by the coding sequence ATGAGCAAAAAAGCCGCCTCCAAGCCAGCCAAAGCTGCCAAATCGTCCAACAAGAGCCTCCTCGTCGAAAACCGCGTTTTTAAGCCGGACGCCGCTTTTGTGAAAAAAGCCCGCATCAGCTCCATGGCGCAGTACAAGAAGATGCACGCCGAATCGCTGAAGAATCCGGCCAAGTTCTTCGGCAATGAAGCGAAGGAACTCACCTGGACGAAGCCCTTCACCAAGGTGCTCGATTGGAAGTGCCCGAACGCGAAATGGTTCACCGGCGGCAAGCTCAACGTCAGCGAAAACTGCCTCGACCGCCATTTGAACGGGCCTCGCAAGACCAAGGCCGCGCTGATCTGGGAAGGCGAACCCGGCGAGAAGCGTGTCTATACCTACCAGCAGCTCCATCGTGAAGTGTGCCGCTTTGCCAACGTGCTGAAGCGTCACAAGGTCAAGAAAGGCGACCGCGTCATCATCTACATGCCGATGATCCCAGAGGCCGCCATCGCCATGCTGGCTTGCACTCGCATCGGTGCTGTTCACAGCGTCATCTTCGGCGGTTTCAGCGCCGAATCGATCAAAGACCGCGTGCTCGACAGCGGTGCCGCGATCATCATCACCGCCGATGGTGGCTATCGCCGCGGTGCGGTGGTGCCTTTGAAGAAAAACGTCGATGACGCCCTCAAGGGCAAAGACACGCCGGTGAAGACCGTGGTGGTGTATCGTCGCACCGGCCAGGACGTGCATATCGAGGAAGGTCGCGACGTCTGGTGGCATCGCGAGCTCGAATACGTGGATGCGAAGTGCCCGCCCGTGGCGCTCGATTCCGAGGCGGATCTGTTCATTCTCTACACCAGCGGCAGCACCGGCAAGCCCAAGGGCATCCTGCACAGCACCGCAGGCTACCTCCTGCACGCGCAGATGACCTGCAAATACGTCTTCGACCTCCGCGACGACGATGTGTACTGGTGTACCGCCGACATCGGCTGGGTCACTGGCCACAGCTACATCGTCTATGGCCCGCTGGCTCTCGGAGCCACCTGTCTCATGTATGAAGGCGCTCCGAACTGGCCGGAGAACGACCGCTTCTGGAAGATCATCGAAGAATACGCCGTCACCGTCTTCTACACCGCGCCGACTGCCATCCGCGCCTTCATGAAGTGGGGCGACGAATGGCTCAAGAAGCACGATTTGAGCAGCCTCCGCCTACTTGGCACCGTCGGCGAGCCGATCAATCCAGAAGCCTGGATGTGGTATCACAACAAAGTCGGCGGCGGCAAATGCCCCATCGTCGATACCTGGTGGCAGACTGAAACCGGCGGCCACATGATCACGCCCATCCCTGGAGCCATCCCCACGAAGCCCGGCACCGCCACGCTGCCCTTCTTCGGAGTCGATGTCGGCATCGTCGATGACCTCGGCAACGAAGTCGGCGCGAATGAGCAGGGCAAGCTCGTCATCAAGAAGCCCTGGCCGTCCATGCTGCGTGGCATCTGGGGCGACAAGAAGCGCTACCAAGAAACCTACTGGAGCGACTTCAAAGGCTGGTACTTCGCTGGCGACGGAGCACGCCGCGACAAAGACGGCTACATTTGGATCATCGGCCGCATCGACGACGTGCTGAACGTCGCCGGACATCGCCTCGGCACCGCCGAAGTCGAAAGCGCCCTCGTTTCGCATCCTTCTGTCGCCGAAGCCGCCGTCGTCGGTCGTCCCGATGAGCTGAAAGGCCAAGGCGTCGTCTGCTTCGTCACCGTCAAAGAAGGCATCAAAACCAGCCGCGACCTCGGCGAAGAACTCAAGAAGCACGTCCGCAAAGTCATCGGCCCCGTTGCCACGCCCGACGAAGTCCGCTTCGCCGCCGCGCTGCCGAAAACTCGCTCCGGCAAGATCATGCGCCGCCTCCTGAAGCAGATCGCCGCTGGTGAGATCATCAAAGGCGACACCACGACCCTCGAAGATATCAACGTCATCGCCGCGCTCTCTGCCAGCAGCGAGGACTAA
- a CDS encoding cation transporter, which translates to MKHTLLFITSALLTLSAAAETTVTMTGVHNCCKSCTNGIVKAGAGLKDVTITAEGKTVTIVAKQKSAAKKAVEAIIEAGYYGKVEGDESSSAKSAAPAKAESKVAKATVTGVHLCCQKCADAATKAVKAVAGVSKYDIASKATSFTVEGDFSKADLTAALNDAGFAGKIE; encoded by the coding sequence ATGAAACACACCCTACTCTTCATCACCTCTGCACTTCTCACTCTCAGCGCCGCTGCTGAAACCACCGTCACCATGACGGGCGTTCACAATTGCTGCAAAAGCTGCACCAACGGCATCGTCAAAGCTGGCGCAGGCCTCAAAGACGTGACGATCACGGCGGAAGGCAAAACCGTCACCATCGTCGCCAAACAAAAATCTGCCGCAAAGAAGGCCGTCGAAGCCATCATCGAAGCTGGCTACTACGGCAAAGTCGAAGGGGACGAATCCTCCAGTGCGAAATCTGCCGCTCCAGCCAAAGCAGAATCGAAAGTGGCCAAAGCCACCGTCACGGGTGTGCATCTCTGCTGCCAAAAATGCGCCGATGCCGCGACGAAGGCCGTGAAAGCCGTCGCAGGTGTCAGCAAATACGACATCGCATCCAAAGCCACTTCCTTCACCGTCGAAGGTGACTTCTCCAAAGCCGATCTCACTGCCGCGCTCAACGACGCAGGCTTCGCTGGCAAGATCGAATAA